A section of the Amblyomma americanum isolate KBUSLIRL-KWMA chromosome 2, ASM5285725v1, whole genome shotgun sequence genome encodes:
- the LOC144121438 gene encoding uncharacterized protein LOC144121438 isoform X4 — protein MSGSLRHCAVSGCDGIASDGSRNILHQVPQDAGLRKAWLLLIGKPLSEKRLSIYVCGRHFSADAYNYNPDVIRNLGVPAKLCLRKGVLPTLFLPTLPPHAKQQAPKSQSCPAPSSGSSSEDLPLVAETTAAHHCLTADVQCAEQCILQLHSQLCAPQAPQSQTTSAAAPCDKSSEVSPLAKKCQGSSHPMTSAVATQTASILHTVSAQTSSKLMGKSAGVQVIAAKVQVSVATQTKASRAVLPTT, from the exons ATGAGCGGATCGTTACGACATTGTGCAGTCTCTGGCTGCGATGGCATTGCTAGTGACGGGAGCCGAAATATTCTACACCAAGTGCCTCAAGACGCCGGCCTCCGTAAAGCGTGGTTGCTGCTCATCGGTAAGCCGCTATCGGAGAAGAGGCTGTCTATATACGTTTGTGGACGGCACTTCTCTGCTGATGCCTATAATTACAACCCGGATGTGATCCGCAATTTGGGTGTCCCAGCGAAGTTGTGTCTGCGGAAAGGCGTGCTACCAACGCTGTTTCTTCCGACCCTCCCG CCACATGCCAAGCAACAAGCGCCAAAGAGCCAGTCATGTCCTGCACCTTCTAGTGGCAGCTCTTCTGAAGACCTGCCCCTG GTTGCTGAAACTACAGCTGCACACCACTGCTTGACTGCTGATGTTCAGTGCGCAGAGCAGTGCATCTTACAGCTCCACTCGCAGTTGTGTGCGCCACAGGCGCCGCAGAGCCAGACAACCTCAGCAGCTGCACCTTGTGACAAGTCATCTGAAGTCTCGCCCTTG GCTAAGAAATGCCAGGGCAGCTCCCATCCCATGACAAGTGCTGTGGCCACACAAACTGCGTCGATTTTGCACACAGTCAGCGCACAGACCTCATCAAAGTTGATGGGAAAGAGTGCTG GTGTGCAGGTTATTGCAGCCAAGGTGCAGGTTTCAGTGGCGACACAGACCAAGGCCTCTCGTGCTGTACTGCCAACAACTTAG